One genomic region from Paramormyrops kingsleyae isolate MSU_618 chromosome 24, PKINGS_0.4, whole genome shotgun sequence encodes:
- the LOC111856893 gene encoding G-protein coupled receptor 12-like, producing MIHSLAAAMSNQVQNNSLLNSLTWNFLDGRNSSPVRSSDVRPVPVNPWDIALCVTGTIISCENAIVIAIIFYTPTLRAPAFILIGSLAFADLLAGLGLILNFIFTYMLNTKFVTLISAGLLIAAFSASVLNILAITVDRYLSLYNALTYHTERTVTFTYVVLVLIWSICIALGLLPALGWNCLKDESSCSICRPVTKNNAALLAVSFLLIFALMMQLYLQICKIAFRHAQQIAVQHQFMATSHASSTTKGVSTLSIILGTFALCWIPFAMYSLVADSRYPMIYTYATVLPATCNSVINPIIYAFRNPDIQKSLWLACCGCVPSNFSLRPRASSDV from the coding sequence ATGATTCACTCACTTGCCGCAGCAATGAGCAACCAAGTCCAAAACAACTCTTTGCTGAACTCGTTAACCTGGAATTTTTTGGATGGGAGGAACTCGTCGCCGGTGAGGAGCTCCGACGTGCGCCCGGTGCCCGTGAACCCGTGGGACATCGCGCTCTGTGTGACGGGGACAATCATCTCTTGTGAAAACGCAATAGTGATCGCCATCATTTTTTACACGCCCACCCTCAGGGCACCCGCCTTCATCCTGATAGGAAGCCTCGCCTTCGCGGATCTGCTGGCGGGACTAGGACTCATACTCAATTTTATTTTCACGTATATGCTGAACACGAAATTCGTAACCCTGATTTCCGCTGGACTGCTGATCGCCGCCTTTTCCGCCTCGGTGCTGAACATCCTTGCGATCACGGTGGACAGGTACCTCTCCTTATACAACGCGCTCACCTACCATACGGAGAGGACAGTGACTTTCACTTATGTCGTTCTTGTCCTCATTTGGTCGATCTGCATCGCGCTGGGTTTACTGCCCGCTTTAGGATGGAACTGCTTGAAAGACGAGTCCTCCTGCAGCATCTGCCGCCCGGTGACGAAAAACAACGCCGCCCTGCTGGCGGTGTCCTTCCTGCTAATCTTCGCGTTAATGATGCAGCTTTACCTGCAGATCTGTAAGATCGCCTTCAGGCACGCACAGCAGATCGCGGTGCAGCACCAATTCATGGCCACCTCCCACGCCTCCTCCACCACTAAAGGTGTATCCACGCTCTCCATCATTTTGGGCACATTTGCGCTCTGCTGGATCCCATTCGCCATGTATTCCCTGGTGGCCGACTCAAGATACCCGATGATCTACACATACGCCACAGTTCTGCCGGCCACTTGTAATTCAGTCATAAACCCCATCATTTACGCTTTCAGGAACCCTGACATTCAGAAATCTCTGTGGCTTGCCTGCTGTGGATGCGTCCCCTCTAACTTTTCTTTGCGGCCACGGGCGTCAAGTGATGTATAG